One Raphanus sativus cultivar WK10039 unplaced genomic scaffold, ASM80110v3 Scaffold3746, whole genome shotgun sequence genomic window carries:
- the LOC130506862 gene encoding non-specific lipid transfer protein GPI-anchored 3-like, protein MEIVRFAVAVIFALSSISSSNAATTPTTPPSGGAGDAHSMPCIQKLMPCQPYLHSSAPLPPASCCMPLKEIVETDVTCLCSVFNNVDMLRSLNLTKENALVLPKACGANADVSQCKTSTGTTTPSTSPGTTKTPPASPAESGSAGGSASSTAKPSDSAPAINFAGISLASAFVALATIFF, encoded by the exons ATGGAGATTGTTAGGTTCGCAGTCGCCGTCATTTTTGCACTTTCCTCCATCTCGTCGTCTAACGCGGCAACTACACCAACTACACCACCAAGCGGCGGAGCAGGAGATGCTCACTCGATGCCATGTATACAGAAACTGATGCCGTGTCAGCCGTATCTTCACTCGTCGGCTCCTCTGCCTCCAGCGTCGTGTTGCATGCCGTTGAAGGAGATCGTCGAGACCGACGTGACCTGTCTTTGCTCAGTATTCAACAACGTAGATATGCTTAGATCGCTTAACTTAACTAAAGAAAACGCTCTTGTTCTCCCCAAAGCTTGTGGTGCTAACGCTGATGTGTCACAATGTAAAACCAGTACCG GTACTACTACGCCTTCGACGTCCCCGGGAACTACTAAAACTCCTCCGGCATCTCCCGCTG AAAGCGGCTCCGCCGGAGGTTCAGCTTCTTCAACGGCCAAACCATCAGACTCGGCTCCGGCCATCAACTTTGCCGGAATTAGCTTGGCCTCAGCTTTCGTGGCATTGGCAACAATCTTTTTCTGA